In Helicobacter anatolicus, a single genomic region encodes these proteins:
- a CDS encoding L-cysteine desulfidase family protein, with translation MTLEEQILQIVKQEVKPAIGCTEPISTALACAIIKEYLQEDLKKLTLFPSGNLLKNTMAVTIPNTSSSGIEMAAAMGYVCGDSKLGLEVLKYATPQDEQAAKNLLSKVAVYLKKNVPNLYIEAIGESENNIVKVIIEHEHTFIKLIEKNQKILLHNTYTQQNYSQQEIFKTLNLEDIYNLACSIDEEKIAFIADSAVLNTALSQEGLSKDYGLKIGRTFQKHIQSQLVPNDLMTQILIQTTAASDARMGGAPLPAMTNSGSGNQGITATIPVVVVAKHLQKEKDLNRALFLSHLTAIYIHSKLPKLSALCAVTTAGIGSYAGIAWLFTKEFKTVSKGICNMIGDISGILCDGAGSGCSMKVSTTTQAAFKALLLALEDSTINGKEGIVANKVDESIQNLCDIASKSMLNVDSQILEIMMSKNLH, from the coding sequence ATGACTTTAGAAGAACAAATTTTACAAATTGTTAAACAAGAAGTAAAACCTGCTATAGGATGCACTGAACCCATATCCACTGCGTTAGCTTGTGCAATTATCAAGGAATATTTACAAGAAGACCTCAAAAAACTTACCCTATTTCCTTCAGGGAATCTTTTGAAAAATACAATGGCTGTTACAATCCCCAACACCTCTTCCTCTGGTATTGAAATGGCAGCAGCCATGGGTTATGTTTGCGGTGATAGCAAATTAGGACTTGAAGTATTAAAATATGCTACCCCACAAGACGAACAAGCTGCAAAAAATCTATTATCAAAAGTCGCTGTCTACCTCAAGAAAAATGTCCCCAACCTCTACATAGAAGCTATAGGAGAATCGGAAAATAACATAGTAAAAGTGATTATAGAACATGAACATACCTTTATTAAACTGATTGAAAAAAATCAAAAAATCTTACTACATAATACATACACTCAACAAAATTACTCACAACAAGAAATTTTTAAAACTCTAAATCTTGAAGATATTTATAATCTTGCTTGTTCAATAGATGAAGAAAAAATTGCCTTTATTGCAGATTCTGCAGTGTTAAATACTGCACTTTCCCAAGAAGGTCTCTCTAAAGACTATGGATTAAAAATTGGACGCACCTTTCAAAAACATATCCAATCCCAACTAGTCCCCAATGATCTTATGACGCAAATCCTTATTCAAACAACAGCTGCATCTGATGCTAGAATGGGAGGTGCACCGCTCCCTGCTATGACAAATTCCGGATCTGGCAATCAAGGAATCACTGCCACCATACCTGTTGTTGTCGTGGCAAAACATTTGCAAAAAGAAAAGGATTTAAATCGTGCCTTATTTCTCTCTCATCTCACAGCTATCTATATTCACTCCAAACTCCCAAAACTCTCTGCATTATGCGCTGTAACCACCGCAGGTATCGGTAGCTATGCAGGAATCGCATGGCTTTTTACTAAAGAGTTCAAAACTGTCTCCAAAGGCATTTGTAATATGATTGGAGATATTAGTGGAATCTTATGTGATGGTGCAGGAAGTGGCTGCTCCATGAAAGTCTCTACAACAACACAAGCAGCATTCAAGGCTCTTTTGCTTGCTTTAGAAGATTCTACTATTAATGGCAAAGAAGGTATTGTAGCAAATAAGGTGGATGAAAGTATCCAAAATCTTTGCGATATTGCTTCAAAAAGCATGTTAAATGTAGATTCTCAAATTCTTGAGATTATGATGTCAAAAAATCTTCATTAG
- a CDS encoding AAA domain-containing protein translates to MRDLLIQSCNAYYDYLNNNHKGVQDIQIASHYIQDNFITIKLRQKRFSLDYIQIAIDDYSFLLDHDEIINKTYDENNQILTLQCKPSLFTLLSNALESKKLKIYTDLKFLITNLRDFFQKYNISLPTKTPQHTTRLTLHTNESQKQAIYGALNNTLSYIWGPPGTGKTQFVLFEILMHFIETNKKVCVIAPTNNALEQILSTIITQLDNLKFNRDKTIRLGIPTTTFFNKFSDTCEYTPPQQTNLFNYSTYSTPIKKRYENAIIFGMTIDGFIRKYSDLEINFTHFFLDESAFTPLIKALALCVDNTPITLLGDHKQLSPICEMPNQEMINKNKSVKLWSISALYLEDFFEPTFLNNLDNIKPDPSFDKMQLFKLNITYRYGKNLAKILAENIYTTLESTHNHTEIFYANATPSTSHTNELFSSSEAEIARKIYQELKHEDIAILTPFNKQKEYIQKLIHSPNVMTIHSSQGREFDTIILSPVTLHHYCTNSQNKTALYTLNVAITRLKKRLIIVCDYNFWIKQKNQLLCKLLEQAKPYEFKQK, encoded by the coding sequence ATGCGTGATTTATTAATTCAATCTTGCAACGCCTATTATGATTATCTAAATAATAATCATAAAGGGGTGCAGGATATTCAAATTGCCTCTCATTATATTCAAGATAATTTTATTACTATCAAATTACGACAAAAACGATTTTCGCTAGATTATATACAAATTGCCATAGATGATTATTCTTTTTTACTCGATCACGACGAAATTATCAATAAAACCTATGATGAAAATAATCAAATCTTAACACTACAATGCAAGCCTTCTTTGTTCACCTTGCTTTCCAATGCTCTTGAAAGCAAAAAACTTAAAATCTATACCGATCTCAAGTTTCTTATCACAAATCTAAGAGATTTTTTTCAAAAATACAATATCTCCCTACCAACAAAAACTCCACAACACACTACTAGACTAACACTCCACACAAATGAATCACAAAAACAAGCAATTTATGGTGCTTTAAATAATACTTTAAGCTATATATGGGGACCGCCAGGGACAGGCAAAACTCAATTTGTTCTTTTTGAAATCCTTATGCACTTCATTGAAACTAATAAAAAAGTTTGTGTAATCGCACCAACAAATAATGCCTTAGAACAGATTCTCTCAACTATTATCACACAACTTGACAATCTAAAATTTAATCGCGATAAAACTATTCGTCTAGGTATACCCACAACAACTTTTTTTAACAAATTTTCTGATACCTGTGAATACACTCCACCACAACAAACAAATTTATTTAATTACTCTACTTATTCTACCCCTATTAAAAAACGCTATGAAAATGCAATAATTTTTGGAATGACTATCGATGGTTTTATTAGAAAGTATTCAGACTTAGAAATTAATTTTACTCATTTCTTTTTAGATGAAAGCGCCTTCACTCCACTAATTAAAGCACTTGCACTCTGTGTTGACAACACTCCTATTACATTGCTTGGTGACCACAAACAATTATCTCCTATATGTGAAATGCCAAATCAGGAAATGATTAATAAAAATAAAAGTGTAAAACTATGGAGTATTTCAGCTCTTTATCTTGAAGATTTTTTCGAGCCTACATTTCTAAATAACCTAGATAACATAAAACCAGACCCTTCATTTGATAAAATGCAGCTTTTTAAATTAAATATAACTTACAGATATGGGAAAAATCTGGCAAAAATCTTAGCAGAAAATATTTACACCACACTAGAAAGCACCCACAATCACACAGAAATCTTTTATGCAAATGCCACTCCCTCAACTTCCCATACCAATGAACTTTTTTCTTCAAGTGAAGCTGAAATTGCAAGAAAAATTTATCAAGAATTAAAACATGAAGATATTGCTATTCTCACCCCTTTTAACAAACAAAAAGAATATATCCAAAAACTTATCCACTCCCCCAATGTTATGACTATTCATTCATCACAGGGTAGAGAATTTGACACCATAATTCTCTCACCTGTCACGTTACATCACTATTGTACCAATAGTCAAAATAAAACAGCGTTATATACTCTAAATGTAGCCATCACGAGACTAAAAAAGCGTCTAATTATTGTTTGTGATTATAACTTTTGGATCAAACAGAAAAATCAACTTTTATGCAAACTCTTAGAACAGGCAAAACCCTACGAATTTAAGCAAAAATAA
- a CDS encoding 4Fe-4S binding protein produces the protein MSNIVAPQGVAVWTNEERCKGCDICVSKCPAGVLSMQLDSNKVLGKIIKVIHPESCIGCRECELHCPDFAIYVADRKEFKFAKITQEAQERAVKIKQNNYFL, from the coding sequence ATGTCAAATATAGTAGCCCCACAAGGCGTGGCAGTCTGGACAAATGAAGAGCGTTGCAAAGGTTGTGACATCTGTGTTTCAAAATGTCCAGCCGGTGTCTTAAGTATGCAATTAGATTCCAATAAGGTCTTAGGGAAGATTATAAAAGTTATCCATCCTGAAAGCTGCATTGGTTGCAGAGAATGTGAACTACATTGCCCAGATTTTGCAATTTATGTAGCAGATCGCAAAGAATTTAAATTTGCAAAAATTACTCAAGAAGCTCAAGAAAGAGCTGTAAAAATTAAACAAAATAACTACTTTTTATAG
- a CDS encoding 2-oxoglutarate synthase subunit alpha — MREIISGGNELVAQAAIDAGCKFYGGYPITPSSDIMHELSVKLPQNGGRFIQMEDEISGISVALGASMSGTKAMTGSSGPGISLKVEQIGYGFMAEIPLVIANVMRSGPSTGMPTRVAQGDINFTKNPSHGDFKAVAVAPGTLEEAYTETIRAFNLAETLMTPVFLLMDETIGHMYGKATIPDLTDIQKGIINRKVFEGDPKDYQPYGVAQNEPAILNPFFQGYRYHVTGLHHGPIGFPTEDAKMAQALIDRLFAKIDSRIDEITHIETKNLDDAEIAIIAYGSASLAIKEAMIELEKRGKKVGLFRPITIWPSPKKQLEELGKKFEKILVVELNKGQYVEEIERILCKKVEFFGKADGRSISPNEIIAKIEEM; from the coding sequence ATGCGAGAAATTATTTCTGGTGGAAACGAATTAGTAGCACAGGCTGCTATTGATGCAGGTTGTAAGTTTTATGGCGGTTATCCTATCACTCCTTCTTCTGATATTATGCACGAACTTAGCGTTAAACTTCCACAAAATGGTGGAAGATTTATTCAGATGGAAGATGAAATTAGCGGTATTTCTGTAGCATTAGGTGCAAGTATGAGCGGTACCAAAGCTATGACTGGAAGTTCAGGTCCTGGAATATCACTCAAAGTTGAACAAATCGGTTATGGTTTTATGGCAGAAATCCCATTAGTGATTGCAAATGTTATGCGTTCAGGGCCTTCAACAGGAATGCCTACACGCGTTGCACAAGGAGATATTAATTTCACAAAAAATCCTAGTCATGGGGATTTTAAAGCTGTTGCGGTCGCTCCAGGAACACTTGAAGAGGCCTACACAGAAACCATCAGAGCCTTTAATCTTGCAGAAACATTAATGACACCCGTCTTTCTTCTTATGGATGAAACAATTGGTCACATGTATGGAAAAGCTACAATTCCAGATTTGACAGATATTCAAAAAGGCATTATAAATCGTAAAGTTTTTGAGGGTGATCCAAAAGATTATCAACCTTATGGGGTTGCACAAAATGAACCAGCAATCCTTAATCCCTTCTTTCAAGGGTATCGTTATCATGTAACAGGATTGCATCATGGTCCGATTGGTTTCCCAACCGAAGATGCAAAAATGGCTCAAGCCCTCATTGATCGTCTTTTTGCAAAAATCGATTCTAGAATTGATGAAATCACTCATATTGAAACTAAAAACCTTGATGATGCAGAAATTGCTATCATCGCATATGGTTCCGCTTCTTTAGCCATAAAAGAAGCAATGATTGAATTAGAAAAAAGAGGAAAAAAAGTAGGATTGTTTAGACCAATCACTATTTGGCCAAGCCCAAAAAAACAACTAGAAGAATTAGGAAAAAAATTTGAGAAAATCTTGGTAGTTGAACTAAACAAGGGGCAATATGTCGAAGAAATTGAACGTATTCTATGCAAAAAAGTAGAGTTCTTTGGCAAAGCGGATGGTAGAAGTATTTCACCTAATGAGATTATTGCAAAAATAGAGGAGATGTAA
- a CDS encoding 2-oxoacid:acceptor oxidoreductase family protein, which yields MENQLRFTGVGGQGVLLAGEILAESRIRGGGYGLKASTYTSQVRGGPTKVDILLDDKEILYPYANEGEINFMLSTAQISFNQFKSGVKEGGIIVVEPNLVTPTKEDYEKFKIYEIPIITIAKEEVGNVVTQSVVALAVTVTFTKCVDRDLVFETMISKVPAKVADLNKKAFELGEKYALKAL from the coding sequence ATGGAAAATCAATTAAGATTTACAGGTGTTGGTGGTCAAGGTGTTTTGCTTGCGGGAGAAATTTTAGCAGAATCAAGAATCCGTGGTGGAGGTTATGGTCTCAAGGCTTCCACCTATACCTCTCAGGTAAGAGGTGGTCCCACAAAAGTAGATATTTTATTAGATGATAAAGAGATTTTGTATCCATATGCTAATGAAGGTGAAATTAACTTTATGCTTTCCACTGCGCAAATTAGTTTTAATCAATTTAAATCAGGCGTAAAAGAAGGTGGTATTATTGTCGTGGAACCAAATCTTGTTACGCCCACAAAAGAGGATTATGAAAAATTCAAAATCTATGAAATTCCTATTATTACGATTGCTAAAGAAGAAGTAGGAAATGTTGTCACGCAATCTGTTGTAGCCCTGGCAGTAACTGTGACTTTTACAAAATGTGTTGATAGAGATTTGGTTTTTGAAACCATGATTTCAAAAGTTCCTGCAAAAGTCGCAGATCTTAATAAAAAAGCATTTGAATTAGGTGAAAAATACGCTCTTAAGGCTCTATAG
- a CDS encoding saccharopine dehydrogenase family protein — translation MSCVLQIGAGGVGGVVAHKLAQNRNTFSQIVLASRNITKCFNIAKSIKEKGLGEIICESVDADNIEELVTLIEKYKPKIVINVALPYQDLTIMEACLRTKTHYLDTANYEHPDTAKFEYKEQWAYNDRFKQAGIFGLLGSGFDPGVTNIFCAYAQKHLFDEIRTIDILDCNAGDHGYAFATNFNPEINLREVSANGRYWENGKWVETGPLEIKQVWAYPEIGEKDSYLIYHEELESLIKNIKGLQRIRFFMTFSQNYITHMRCLENVGMLGIKEVEHNGQKIIPIQFLKTLLPDPASLAGRTKGKTNIGCYITGSKGGQDKTAYIYNVCDHEESYKEVNAQAISYTTGVPAMIGAKLICDGIWGDVAGVWNMEQLNPDPFMEELNKQGLPWNIIEKINT, via the coding sequence ATGAGTTGTGTTTTACAAATTGGGGCTGGTGGAGTTGGCGGTGTTGTCGCACACAAACTTGCACAAAATAGAAATACTTTTAGTCAAATTGTTCTTGCGTCAAGAAATATTACAAAATGTTTTAATATTGCAAAAAGCATTAAAGAAAAGGGTTTAGGAGAAATAATTTGTGAAAGTGTTGATGCTGATAACATAGAAGAATTAGTCACACTTATTGAAAAGTATAAACCAAAAATTGTGATTAATGTAGCTCTTCCTTATCAAGACCTTACTATTATGGAAGCTTGCTTAAGAACCAAAACACATTATCTTGATACAGCAAATTACGAACATCCTGATACTGCAAAATTTGAATACAAAGAACAATGGGCATATAACGACCGCTTTAAACAAGCAGGAATTTTTGGTTTACTGGGTAGCGGATTTGATCCCGGTGTAACAAATATTTTCTGTGCCTATGCGCAAAAACATCTTTTTGATGAAATACGCACAATTGATATTTTAGATTGCAATGCTGGAGATCATGGCTATGCTTTTGCAACAAATTTCAACCCCGAAATCAACCTCAGAGAAGTAAGTGCCAATGGAAGATACTGGGAAAATGGAAAATGGGTTGAAACAGGACCCCTCGAAATCAAACAGGTATGGGCATATCCAGAGATTGGAGAAAAAGATTCTTATCTCATCTATCATGAAGAATTAGAATCTTTAATCAAAAATATCAAAGGCTTACAGCGTATTAGATTTTTTATGACTTTTTCACAAAATTACATTACCCATATGCGATGCCTTGAAAATGTTGGAATGTTAGGAATTAAAGAAGTAGAACACAATGGGCAAAAAATTATTCCTATACAATTCCTTAAAACATTGCTTCCCGATCCCGCATCTTTAGCAGGACGCACTAAGGGAAAAACCAATATTGGTTGTTACATTACCGGTTCCAAGGGTGGTCAAGACAAAACAGCGTATATTTATAACGTGTGTGATCATGAAGAATCTTATAAAGAAGTAAATGCCCAAGCAATTAGCTATACTACAGGTGTTCCTGCCATGATTGGTGCAAAATTAATTTGCGATGGAATCTGGGGCGATGTTGCTGGGGTTTGGAATATGGAACAACTCAATCCCGATCCTTTCATGGAAGAATTAAACAAACAAGGATTACCTTGGAATATTATTGAAAAAATTAATACATAA
- a CDS encoding 2-oxoglutarate ferredoxin oxidoreductase subunit beta, protein MAFNYDEYLRVDKLPTLWCWGCGDGVILKSIVRAIHNVGWDMKDVCLVSGIGCSGRMSSYVNCNTVHTTHGRAVAYATGIKFANPDKHVIVVSGDGDALAIGGNHTMHACRRNIDINFILVNNFIYGLTNSQTSPTTPQGMWTVTAQYGNIENNIDPCKLADVAGATFIARESVLDSAKIEKVLAEGFKHKGFSFFDIHSNCHINLGRKNKMGEAVETLKWIDSRTISKRKYDELSEEEKIGKFPTGILKHDISKTEYTDAYQTIIEKAQAKRG, encoded by the coding sequence ATGGCTTTTAATTATGATGAATATTTACGCGTAGATAAATTACCTACACTTTGGTGTTGGGGATGTGGTGATGGTGTTATACTCAAGTCTATTGTGCGCGCAATTCACAATGTTGGTTGGGACATGAAAGATGTTTGCCTGGTAAGCGGAATTGGTTGTAGTGGTAGAATGAGCTCTTATGTTAATTGCAACACAGTGCATACCACTCATGGTAGAGCAGTAGCATATGCCACAGGAATTAAATTTGCTAATCCTGATAAACATGTAATTGTAGTAAGTGGGGATGGCGATGCGCTAGCTATCGGTGGTAATCACACAATGCATGCTTGTAGAAGAAATATTGATATAAATTTTATTTTGGTAAACAACTTTATTTATGGGTTAACCAATTCTCAAACCTCACCAACTACACCGCAAGGAATGTGGACTGTTACTGCACAATATGGCAATATAGAAAACAATATCGACCCTTGTAAATTAGCAGATGTTGCTGGTGCTACCTTTATTGCTAGAGAAAGTGTTTTGGATTCTGCAAAAATTGAAAAGGTTTTAGCGGAAGGTTTCAAGCATAAAGGATTTAGTTTTTTTGATATCCATAGCAATTGCCACATCAATCTTGGAAGAAAAAACAAAATGGGCGAGGCTGTAGAAACACTCAAATGGATTGATTCTAGAACAATTTCTAAACGCAAGTACGATGAACTTAGCGAAGAAGAAAAGATTGGAAAATTCCCTACTGGTATTTTAAAACACGATATAAGCAAAACAGAATATACTGATGCTTATCAAACAATCATAGAAAAAGCACAAGCAAAAAGGGGATAA
- the murG gene encoding undecaprenyldiphospho-muramoylpentapeptide beta-N-acetylglucosaminyltransferase — MYVITGGGTGGHLAIAKVLATVLKKQKQPVIYIGSLQGQDRVWFEKNDLFDSVYFLNTTGVVDKKGAFFIKAIVLQIRAILKVRAIFKTHKIHTVISVGGFSAGPASIAAILSGKRFFIHEQNAIKGKLNQMLTPFAKNIFGSFEDKSKQFLKTPYPVRQEFFLESRVRKKVRTILFLGGSQGAVAINEFALNVAQDLILRGYKIIHQCGSRDFERMKQEYIRMELFGKIDLFDFSSNIITKISAADLCICRAGASSVWELAANGLPCIYVPYPYAAGNHQYYNALFFENKKLGFIVEQHNLTQKKVFGLLDEMEADLENISRGLQNSIQKNGAEIIIKKIMEK, encoded by the coding sequence ATGTATGTGATCACAGGAGGAGGGACAGGAGGGCATTTGGCTATTGCTAAAGTTTTAGCAACAGTTCTAAAGAAACAAAAACAACCAGTGATATATATTGGGTCTTTACAAGGTCAGGATCGTGTATGGTTTGAAAAAAATGACTTATTTGATTCTGTGTATTTTTTAAATACAACGGGAGTGGTAGATAAAAAAGGTGCATTTTTTATTAAAGCAATTGTTTTGCAAATTCGTGCTATTTTGAAAGTTAGGGCAATTTTTAAAACACATAAAATACATACAGTAATTAGTGTGGGAGGTTTTAGTGCTGGTCCTGCAAGTATTGCTGCAATTTTATCAGGCAAAAGATTTTTTATTCATGAACAAAATGCCATTAAGGGTAAATTAAACCAAATGCTTACTCCATTTGCAAAAAATATTTTTGGTAGTTTTGAGGATAAGAGCAAACAATTTTTAAAAACTCCTTATCCTGTGAGACAAGAATTTTTTCTAGAATCTCGAGTGCGAAAAAAAGTACGAACAATTTTGTTTTTAGGGGGAAGTCAAGGGGCGGTTGCTATTAATGAATTTGCACTTAATGTGGCACAAGATTTAATTTTGAGAGGTTATAAAATCATTCACCAGTGTGGAAGTAGAGATTTTGAGAGAATGAAACAAGAATATATTAGAATGGAGCTTTTTGGTAAGATTGATTTATTTGATTTTAGTAGTAATATTATCACAAAAATTAGTGCAGCTGATTTGTGTATTTGTAGAGCGGGCGCAAGTAGTGTGTGGGAACTTGCAGCAAATGGTTTGCCTTGTATTTATGTACCTTATCCTTATGCAGCGGGGAATCATCAATATTATAATGCATTGTTTTTTGAAAATAAAAAACTAGGTTTTATTGTTGAACAACACAATTTAACACAAAAAAAAGTTTTTGGTTTGCTAGATGAGATGGAGGCGGATTTAGAAAACATAAGCAGAGGATTGCAAAATAGCATTCAAAAAAATGGTGCGGAAATAATTATAAAAAAGATTATGGAAAAATAA
- the rpsB gene encoding 30S ribosomal protein S2 — protein sequence MVTMKDLLECGVHFGHQTRRWNPKMKRFIFGVRKNIHIIDLQKTLRYFRYTYNIVRDAAAEGKTIMFVGTKKQASETLKEYAEKIQIPYVNYRWLGGMLTNFNTIKKSIRKLEIIEEMEASGQIDMLTKKEKLMILRKKEKLNKYLGGVRHMKKAPDMIFVIDVVKEKIAVAEARRLGIPVVAPLDTNCDPDVVDYPIPGNDDAIRSIQLFCKEMSEAIIEGRAMAGNDGEVTQEAEPATQDEKQELMEEVTAELEKEMTKGE from the coding sequence ATGGTAACAATGAAAGATTTATTGGAATGTGGTGTGCATTTCGGCCATCAAACAAGACGCTGGAATCCAAAAATGAAAAGATTTATTTTTGGTGTAAGAAAAAACATTCACATTATTGATTTGCAAAAAACCCTAAGATATTTCAGATACACTTACAATATTGTAAGAGATGCGGCTGCTGAAGGCAAAACCATTATGTTTGTTGGAACAAAAAAACAAGCAAGTGAAACGCTAAAAGAATATGCTGAAAAAATCCAAATCCCTTATGTAAATTACAGATGGCTTGGTGGTATGCTAACAAACTTCAATACAATCAAAAAATCTATCAGAAAACTCGAAATTATTGAAGAAATGGAAGCAAGCGGACAAATTGACATGCTTACAAAAAAAGAAAAATTGATGATTCTTAGAAAAAAAGAAAAATTAAACAAATATCTTGGTGGTGTAAGACACATGAAAAAAGCACCTGATATGATTTTTGTTATCGATGTTGTAAAAGAAAAAATTGCTGTTGCTGAGGCAAGAAGACTTGGTATCCCTGTTGTAGCACCACTTGATACAAACTGCGATCCCGATGTTGTAGACTATCCAATCCCTGGCAACGATGATGCTATTCGTTCAATTCAACTTTTCTGCAAAGAAATGAGCGAAGCAATTATTGAAGGTCGTGCAATGGCGGGAAATGATGGAGAAGTAACACAAGAAGCAGAACCAGCTACTCAAGACGAAAAACAAGAGCTTATGGAAGAGGTAACTGCTGAACTTGAAAAAGAAATGACAAAAGGAGAATAA
- the tsf gene encoding translation elongation factor Ts — translation MAEISAQLVKQLREMTDAGMMDCKKALVETNGDLEKAMEFLREKGLSKAAKKADRIAAEGVISVKVSQDLKNAVMLEINSETDFVAKNDAFKALIEKTTQNTESQNITSVEKLQDAIIDGEKFSDYLNSQIAKIGENIVVRRLVNIKADNNGIVTGYVHSNARVGVLLSVKCSSQTNAQKISDLIRNICMHAAAMKPQVLNYNSFEKDFIEKEKVALKAELEKENEELKRLGKPLKVIPEFISRCELTQEVLQAQEAKLKEELKKQGKPEAIWDKIIPGQMDRFIADNTLIDQRLTLMGQFFVMDDKKTIAQVIEDKSKEINDKIEILEYIRFELGEGIEKKVEDFASEVAAQIQ, via the coding sequence ATGGCTGAAATCAGTGCACAACTTGTAAAGCAACTTAGAGAAATGACAGATGCAGGAATGATGGACTGCAAAAAAGCGCTTGTTGAAACAAATGGTGATCTTGAAAAGGCTATGGAATTCTTACGAGAAAAAGGATTAAGTAAAGCAGCAAAAAAAGCAGATAGAATTGCGGCTGAGGGTGTTATCTCTGTCAAAGTAAGTCAAGATTTAAAAAATGCCGTAATGCTTGAAATTAATAGCGAGACTGATTTTGTTGCAAAAAATGATGCTTTCAAAGCACTTATAGAAAAAACTACACAAAATACAGAATCTCAAAATATCACTTCTGTAGAAAAACTACAAGATGCAATAATTGATGGTGAGAAATTTAGCGATTATCTCAATAGTCAAATTGCAAAAATTGGTGAAAATATAGTTGTAAGAAGACTAGTAAATATTAAAGCAGATAATAATGGAATTGTCACGGGCTATGTACATTCCAACGCTAGAGTAGGTGTTTTACTTTCTGTAAAATGTTCATCGCAAACAAATGCACAAAAAATTTCTGATCTTATTCGCAATATCTGCATGCACGCCGCAGCAATGAAGCCACAAGTACTAAACTACAATTCTTTTGAAAAGGATTTTATTGAAAAAGAAAAAGTTGCCCTAAAAGCTGAACTAGAAAAGGAAAATGAAGAACTCAAACGCCTTGGTAAACCCTTAAAAGTAATTCCAGAGTTTATTAGCAGATGTGAACTTACACAAGAAGTATTGCAAGCACAAGAAGCAAAACTTAAAGAGGAACTAAAAAAGCAAGGTAAGCCTGAGGCAATTTGGGATAAAATTATTCCTGGTCAAATGGATAGATTTATTGCAGATAATACACTAATTGACCAAAGATTAACTCTTATGGGTCAATTCTTTGTAATGGATGATAAAAAAACAATTGCACAGGTTATCGAAGATAAATCAAAAGAAATTAACGATAAAATTGAAATTCTAGAATATATTCGTTTTGAACTTGGCGAGGGAATTGAGAAAAAAGTAGAGGATTTTGCCTCTGAAGTTGCAGCACAAATACAATAA